The Ascochyta rabiei chromosome 5, complete sequence genome has a segment encoding these proteins:
- a CDS encoding COP9 signalosome (CSN) subunit, variant 2 encodes MQAALAPFQEAHATALAQPVANFFSPVPPAQDPGRLYAFFRTSNDVQIEGDVRHVLKHNKTTRMTQKESGAWVDIIVSYWRAVKEIIKADEASNQGRLGEQQCLAVYDAWKDLTSSFIKHISGGALPAWAIFTLYFTANHLRRIAIRADDHLASSKPAAVNNSFSDDVVSTVAQNQKLEEAARVFNRIFALCLGDRNPDLSESRKWGVYCVANLQFKTYFKLKAISLSKNVVRSIEAQSDLPPFGLYPKAHRVTYRYYTGVIAFLQEDYTKAEKNLQEAWEACHAAAEKNKSLILTYLIPCRLITQHVVPRSPLLAESPRLERIFGPLVTCIRKGDLTGFDKALAEGEPEFVRRRIFLTLERSRDIALRNLLRKVYLAGGYDDLKEGQTEKDRMRKSRVPLVNFAAALRMGGQVVEDDEVECLLANQIFKGLMKGYISREHAMVVLNKKGAFPGTGV; translated from the exons ATGCAAGCCGCACTCGCACCGTTCCAAGAGGCTCATGCAACTGCGCTGGCCCAGCCTGTCGCCAACTTCTTCAGCCCTGTCCCGCCGGCGCAAGACCCCGGCCGCCTGTATGCCTTCTTCCGCACATCCAACGACGTGCAGATCGAGGGCGATGTGCGCCATGTGCTCAAGCACAACAAGACCACCCGCATGACGCAGAAGGAGAGCGGAGCCTGGGTTGACATCATCGTGAGCTACTGGCGCGCCGTGAAGGAGATCATAAAGGCCGACGAGGCATCCAACCAGGGCAGACTGGGGGAGCAACAATGCCTTGCCGTGTATGATGCCTGGAAGGACCTGACCAGCAGCTTCATCAAGCACATCTCAGGTGGAGCGCTGCCGGCATGGGCCATATTCACCCTCTACTTCACTGCAAACCATCTGCGCAGGATAGCCATCAGGGCGGATGATCACTTGGCCAGCTCGAAGCCGGCGGCGGTCAACAACAGCTTCTCAGATGACGTTGTGAGCACAGTGGCACAGAATCAGAAGCTGGAGGAAGCTGCACGCGTCTTCAACAGGATATTTGCTCTTTGCTTGGGTGACAG AAACCCAGATCTCTCAGAGTCCCGCAAGTGGGGCGTCTACTGTGTAGCCAATCTTCAATTCAAGACCTACTTCAAG CTGAAAGCCATCAGCTTGTCCAAGAACGTTGTCCGATCGATTGAAGCCCAGTCCGACTTGCCGCCCTTCGGCCTGTACCCAAAAGCGCACCGAGTCACATACCGCTACTACACTGGAGTGATCGCCTTTCTACAGGAGGACTACACAAAG GCGGAGAAGAACTTGCAAGAAGCCTGGGAGGCTTGCCACGCAGCTGCTGAGAAGAACAAGTC ACTCATTCTCACCTACCTCATTCCCTGCCGTCTCATCACACAACACGTCGTCCCCAGATCTCCTCTTCTCGCCGAATCTCCTCGACTCGAACGCATATTCGGGCCACTCGTGACCTGCATCAGAAAGGGCGACCTCACAGGGTTCGACAAGGCCCTGGCAGAAGGTGAGCCCGAGTTCGTCCGACGACGCATCTTCCTCACCCTCGAGCGAAGCCGAGACATCGCTCTACGAAACCTGCTGAGGAAAGTATACCTGGCTGGAGGCTACGATGATCTCAAGGAAGGGCAGACAGAAAAAGATAGGATGAGGAAGTCAAGGGTACCGCTCGTGAACTTTGCAGCAGCATTGAGGATGGGAGGGCAGGTGGTGGAGGACGATGAGGTTGAGTGCCTTTTGGCGAACCAAATCTTCAAG GGTCTGATGAAGGGGTACATCTCACGCGAGCACGCCATGGTAGTCCTGAACAAGAAGGGCGCTTTTCCCGGCACCGGAGTTTGA
- a CDS encoding COP9 signalosome (CSN) subunit, whose protein sequence is MQAALAPFQEAHATALAQPVANFFSPVPPAQDPGRLYAFFRTSNDVQIEGDVRHVLKHNKTTRMTQKESGAWVDIIVSYWRAVKEIIKADEASNQGRLGEQQCLAVYDAWKDLTSSFIKHISGGALPAWAIFTLYFTANHLRRIAIRADDHLASSKPAAVNNSFSDDVVSTVAQNQKLEEAARVFNRIFALCLGDRCALTLLCAVSLLTPLQKPRSLRVPQVGRLLCSQSSIQDLLQAESHQLVQERCPID, encoded by the exons ATGCAAGCCGCACTCGCACCGTTCCAAGAGGCTCATGCAACTGCGCTGGCCCAGCCTGTCGCCAACTTCTTCAGCCCTGTCCCGCCGGCGCAAGACCCCGGCCGCCTGTATGCCTTCTTCCGCACATCCAACGACGTGCAGATCGAGGGCGATGTGCGCCATGTGCTCAAGCACAACAAGACCACCCGCATGACGCAGAAGGAGAGCGGAGCCTGGGTTGACATCATCGTGAGCTACTGGCGCGCCGTGAAGGAGATCATAAAGGCCGACGAGGCATCCAACCAGGGCAGACTGGGGGAGCAACAATGCCTTGCCGTGTATGATGCCTGGAAGGACCTGACCAGCAGCTTCATCAAGCACATCTCAGGTGGAGCGCTGCCGGCATGGGCCATATTCACCCTCTACTTCACTGCAAACCATCTGCGCAGGATAGCCATCAGGGCGGATGATCACTTGGCCAGCTCGAAGCCGGCGGCGGTCAACAACAGCTTCTCAGATGACGTTGTGAGCACAGTGGCACAGAATCAGAAGCTGGAGGAAGCTGCACGCGTCTTCAACAGGATATTTGCTCTTTGCTTGGGTGACAGGTGTGCCTTGACCTTACTCTGTGCCGTATCGCTTCTGACACCGCTTCAGAAACCCAGATCTCTCAGAGTCCCGCAAGTGGGGCGTCTACTGTGTAGCCAATCTTCAATTCAAGACCTACTTCAAG CTGAAAGCCATCAGCTTGTCCAAGAACGTTGTCCGATCGATTGA
- a CDS encoding 60S ribosomal protein L20B → MGKQNSFVRTRDPRFQEYQVIGRHLPSEANPTPKIYRMRIFAPNDVVAKSRFWYFLGKLRKIKKANGEIISLNQITEKRPQKVKNFGIWIRYDSRSGTHNMYKEYREMSRVAAIDALYQDMAARHRSRFRSVQILKVVELEKSDDVRRPYIKQLLVKGLKFPLPHRINKKAGKKVFAAKRPSTFF, encoded by the exons ATGGGTAAGCAAAACTCCTTTGTCCGCACTCGCGATC CTCGCTTCCAGGAATACCAGGTCATCGGCCGCCACCTCCCCAGCGAGGCCAACCCCACCCCCAAGATCTACCGCATGCGTATTTTTGCGCCCAACGACGTTGTCGCCAAGTCGCGGTTCTGGTACTTCCTCGGCAAGCTCCGCAAGATCAAGAAGGCGAACGGTGAGATCATCTCGCTGAACCAG ATCACCGAGAAGCGCCCCCAGAAGGTCAAGAACTTCGGCATCTGGATCCGCTACGACTCGCGCTCCGGCACTCACAACATGTACAAGGAGTACCGTGAGATGTCCCGTGTTGCCGCCATCGATGCCCTCTACCAGGATATGGCCGCCCGTCACCGATCCCGTTTCAGGTCGGTTCAG ATCCTCAAGGTTGTTGAGCTCGAGAAGAGCGACGACGTCCGCCGCCCATACATCAAGCAGCTCCTTGTCAAGGGCCTCAAGTTCCCTCTGCCCCACCGCATCAACAAGAAGGCTGGCAAGAAGGTCTTCGCTGCCAAGCGTCCCTCCACTTTCTTCTAA